The Pleuronectes platessa chromosome 10, fPlePla1.1, whole genome shotgun sequence genome contains a region encoding:
- the fabp10a gene encoding fatty acid-binding protein 10-A, liver basic, whose translation MEFNGTWQVYSQENYEEFLRAMDLPEDIIKMAKDIKPITEIKQSGKDFVITSKTPGKSVTNSFTVGKEADITTMDGKKIKCIVNMEGGKLVCNTGKFCHIQELQGGEMVETLTMGSVSLIRKSKKM comes from the exons ATGGAATTCAACGGAACATGGCAGGTTTACTCTCAGGAGAACTACGAGGAGTTCCTCAGGGCCATGG ACCTCCCAGAGGATATCATCAAGATGGCAAAGGACATCAAGCCAATTACTGAGATCAAGCAGAGTGGCAAAGACTTTGTTATCACCTCCAAGACCCCAGGAAAGTCTGTGACCAACTCCTTCACCGTCGGCAAAGAGGCTGATATCACCACCATGGACGGCAAGAAGATCAAG TGCATTGTCAACATGGAGGGTGGCAAACTGGTCTGCAACACTGGCAAGTTCTGTCACATCCAAGAGCTCCAGGGAGGAGAAATGGTCGAG ACATTGACCATGGGCTCAGTCTCTCTCATCAGGAAGAGCAAAAAGATGTAA
- the myom3 gene encoding myomesin-3, translating into METRTVMQSEREERSSKMSHSMQLSSQSKKRTFTSSDEDASHSDFYPIIPADVMSVKEILGGDSFPRHRTWEILKETLAADAEYHRDKWTMFGNEAEKVELAVIRGQHELRTRIDRKALRRQAEQKASAHMRYLERLSQKVPDFPIPLRAHSVWEGMTVNLCCTVQGCPPPKVTWYKNGAPLILSEQPWNYSLKQKFGLNSLEIRRCCPEDAGKYKVVARSPLGEATTFATLVVNSYQGARAGSESWQTPGSRFEDEAHFGCCFPPTWVKEGDSLTLRCTFTSALLPYQQDVSWFRDGVQLHQSNNVDLRTVDNEASITLKAAHKEHEGVYTVQLKTWDSSEEHRAFVYITDASAAVLGGPASPLAVQVSDVNRDYVFLTWQPPSADGESPVDGYYVERYEVGQGEWVRCNVHIQKVCHFPVFGLKEGSRYQFRVRAVNKAGAGRPSKATEPVLTADPLQHTRSLAVKVARGRTITVTKDELEGQVKAPLPPTDVHASEVTDTYVVLSWTEPEPRGREPLNFYVEQSLAGKSSWELASLDMVVNSPRFPVFALVKGKQYRFRVRSINKYGVSDPSEPSEPISLGKPQAVPAPPHSVMAVRDTDTSVLLQWQEPKEKHGILGYYLYYSETGKQDWKTVNNKPLATTRFIVDGLKTRGEYVFRVKSVSQAGNSSYSEESEPIIVKSAIYVPSAPSAIALLLCTGSEMVLGWRAPARNGGDGVRGYYLDQREQGTETWREVNVQPVKERKLEVCNLTSGHLYQFRVFAANRAGVGKPSEASEAFLCEKWTMPEPGCPYDLQVREVRDDSLVLLWEAPLYEGRGPVTGYLLEFSQGDQSDEWTSLNDEPITDTKFKVSDLQAGQTFRFRVSAVNEAGMGHASLPSVPVTAQTKPGTKEIEIGVDDDGFIFLGYEAEEVDEESEVLWSRNYTEPVDPDRTQTETTKNKSVLTFNDPCEEDLGLYTVETSDNPDLSSSYDFTAEDLDRLKELSWQVRNPLIGLKSGWQVEVSEEGAVRLWLQTESLSDAAELRLIFNDHEISSTPHRQINLDRAKGLVEILFDRLREEDEGSYTAQLRDGRAKNQFTLVFVDEMFRQTLALADANRRDHQRKSGPYFQEFLSWSINEDCELIIKCKVTNTNKDTSLRWFKGGVEVKQQSYDQSSGVSTLTIPQVTKEVAGSYRAAVSDKRGEDVSTLELLDHEYDQLLQQLSKQCALSAGPLSVQSTAAGFKLYCSLKYYISHLKTSWNFKEKKIDQGAKTKTGSNMQMVWIEIFNPTENDKGKYTLEMFDGKETHKRYLDLTGQAFADALLEHQRLKQAAIADKNRARVTKGLPDVVAIMEDKSLCLTCFIDGEPAPEILWLHNDKEIVDQTQFTITKEPKCSTITVNIIKTGNSGKYSILVRNQYGCEKVDVTVSVYKHGERPPANAVLMGL; encoded by the exons GGAGATCCTGAAGGAAACACTGGCTGCAGATGCAGAGTATCACAGAGACAAATGGACCATGTTTGGAAACGAGGCTGAGAAGGTGGAGCTGGCTGTGATCAGGGGCCAGCATGAGTTACGCACACGGATTGACAGAAAGGCCCTTCGCAGACAG GCGGAACAGAAGGCATCCGCCCACATGAGATACCTGGAGCGCCTGAGTCAGAAGGTCCCAGACTTTCCAATCCCACTCAGGGCTCACAGCGTCTGGGAGGGCATGACCGTCAACCTCTGCTGCACCGTCCAGGGCTGTCCACCCCCGAAGGTCACATG GTACAAAAATGGTGCACCCCTGATTTTATCTGAGCAGCCGTGGAATTACAGCCTGAAACAAAAATTTGGACTTAACTCACTGGAAATCAGAAG GTGCTGCCCTGAAGATGCTGGCAAGTATAAGGTGGTGGCTCGGAGTCCCCTGGGTGAGGCCACGACCTTCGCAACACTTGTGGTGAACT CATATCAAGGAGCCCGGGCCGGTTCAGAGAGCTGGCAGACCCCCG GATCGAGGTTCGAGGACGAGGCCCACTTCGGCTGCTGCTTCCCGCCCACCTGGGTGAAGGAGGGGGATAGTCTCACCCTGAGGTGCACCTTCACCTCGGCTCTGCTGCCCTACCAGCAGGACGTCAGCTGGTTCAGAGACG GCGTACAGCTGCATCAGTCCAACAATGTGGACCTCAGGACGGTGGACAATGAGGCTTCCATCACTTTGAAGGCTGCACACAAGGAGCATGAAGGTGTTTACACTGTGCAGCTGAAGACCTGGGATTCAAGTGAGGAACACAGggcttttgtttacatcacag ATGCTTCCGCTGCAGTGCTGGGGGGTCCTGCCTCTCCTCTGGCCGTCCAGGTATCTGACGTCAACAGGGACTACGTCTTCCTCACCTGGCAGCCGCCCAGTGCTGACGGAGAATCCCCAGTGGACGGTTACTATGTGGAGAG gtATGAAGTCGGTCAGGGCGAGTGGGTGCGCTGCAACGTGCACATTCAGAAAGTGTGTCACTTCCCAGTGTTCGGGCTGAAGGAGGGAAGTCGGTACCAGTTCAGAGTCCGTGCCGTCAACAAGGCCGGAGCGGGACGTCCGTCCAAGGCCACAGAGCCCGTCCTCACTGCCGACCCCCTGCAGCACACCAGGAGCctgg CGGTCAAAGTGGCCAGAGGGAGGACCATCACCGTTACAAAAGATGAACTGGAAG GTCAGGTCAaagctcctctccctcccacaGATGTCCACGCCTCCGAGGTGACCGACACCTACGTGGTCCTGAGCTGGACCGAGCCTGAACCCAGAGGCAGGGAGCCGCTCAACTTCTACGTGGAGCAG TCGCTGGCAGGGAAGAGCAGCTGGGAGCTGGCCAGTCTGGACATGGTGGTCAACTCTCCCAGGTTCCCAGTGTTCGCCCTGGTCAAGGGGAAGCAGTACCGCTTCCGAGTGCGCTCCATCAACAAGTATGGAGTCAGTGACCCCTCGGAGCCCAGTGAGCCCATCTCACTGGGAAAGCCACAAG CGGTGCCAGCTCCCCCCCACTCTGTGATGGCCGTCCGAGACACGGACACTTCTGTGCTGCTCCAGTGGCAGGAGCCCAAAGAGAAGCACGGCATTCTGGGATACTACCTGTACTACAGTGAAACTGGCAAACAGGACTGGAAGACTGTTAACAACAAGCCTCTCGCCACAACCAG GTTTATCGTCGACGGTCTGAAGACTCGAGGAGAATATGTGTTTCGGGTGAAGTCTGTGAGCCAAGCAGGGAACAGCAGCTATTCAGAGGAGTCTGAGCCCATCATCGTCAAATCGGCCATTT ATGTTCCCTCCGCTCCCTCTGCCATCGCCCTGCTGCTGTGCACTGGATCGGAGATGGTGCTGGGTTGGAGGGCCCCCGCCCGTAACGGGGGAGATGGCGTACGTGGCTATTACCTGGACCAGAGGGAACAGGGCACGGAAACGTGGAGAGAGGTCAACGTCCAGCCCGTCAAAGAGAGGAAGTTAGAG GTGTGTAACCTGACCAGTGGGCACTTGTACCAGTTCCGTGTGTTTGCAGCCAACAGGGCCGGTGTTGGGAAGCCCTCCGAGGCCAGTGAGGCTTTCCTGTGTGAGAAGTGGACAATGCCAGAGCCAG GTTGCCCGTACGACCTGCAGGTCAGGGAGGTGAGAGACGACTCCCTGGTGCTGCTGTGGGAGGCGCCGCTGTACGAAGGACGAGGCCCCGTCACTGGCTATTTACTGGAATTCAGTCAGGGGGACCAATCAGACGAGTGGACGTCTTTAAATGACGAACCAATCACTGACACAAAGTTCAAG GTGTCGGATCTTCAGGCAGGGCAGACCTTCCGTTTCCGTGTATCTGCTGTTAATGAGGCTGGGATGGGCCACGCATCCCTGCCCTCTGTGCCAGTCACAGCTCAGACCAAACCAG GCACTAAAGAAATCGAGATTGGGGTGGACGATGATGGTTTCATATTTTTGGGCTACGAGGCCGAGGAGGTGGACGAGGAGAGCGAGGTCCTCTGGAGCAGAAACTACACGGAGCCTGTCGACCCCGACAGAACCCAAACAGAAACCACCAAGAACAA GTCAGTCCTCACCTTCAACGACCCCTGTGAGGAGGATCTGGGTCTGTACACCGTGGAGACGAGCGACAACCCCGACCTGTCGTCCAGCTACGACTTCACTGCTGAGG ACCTTGATCGACTCAAAGAACTCAGCTGGCAGGTCAGAAACCCAC TGATAGGTCTGAAGTCGGGCTGGCAGGTGGAGGTTTCTGAGGAAGGGGCCGTTCGACTCTGGCTGCAGACGGAGAGTCTGAGTGACGCCGCCGAGCTCCGTCTCATCTTCAATGACCATGAAATCTCCAGCACTCCG CACCGTCAGATCAACTTGGACAGGGCCAAAGGTCTGGTGGAGATACTGTTTGATCGGCTgcgggaggaggacgagggctCGTACACGGCTCAGCTGAGGGACGGCCGCGCCAAGAACCAGTTCACTTTGGTGTTCGTGGACGAGA TGTTCCGTCAGACGCTGGCGTTGGCAGATGCAAACCGACGTGACCACCAGAGAAAGTCCG GACCATATTTCCAGGAATTCCTGTCATGGAGTATAAATGAGGACTGTGAACTCATTATAAAGTGCAAG GTGACCAACACAAACAAGGACACGTCTCTCAGGTGGTTTAAAGGCGGCGTGGAGGTGAAGCAGCAGTCGTACGACCAGTCGTCAGGAGTCAGCACACTCACCATCCCACAG GTGACAAAGGAGGTGGCCGGCTCGTACAGAGCTGCAGTGTCAGataagagaggagaggatgtcAGCACCTTGGAGTTACTGGACCACG agtatgaccagctcctgcagcagctgagtaaACAGTGTG cgcTATCAGCCGGCCCACTGAGCGTTCAGAGCACCGCTGCAGGTTTCAAGCTCTACTGCTCCCTCAAATACTACATAAGCCACCTGAAGACCAGCTGGAACTTCAA GGAGAAGAAGATCGACCAGGGAGCTAAAACAAAGACCGGGAGCAACATGCAGATGGTCTGGATTGAAATATTCAACCCAACAGAAAACGATAAAGGCAAATACACACTGGAGATGTTCGACGGCAAAGAGACCCACAAACGGTATCTGGACCTGACTGGACAAG CCTTTGCTGATGCCTTGCTGGAGCACCAGAGGCTGAA GCAAGCAGCCATCGCTGACAAAA ATCGGGCCAGAGTGACTAAAGGTCTTCCTGATGTGGTGGCCATCATGGAGGACAAG TCTCTGTGTCTGACGTGCTTCATCGACGGAGAACCAGCCCCAGAGATCCTCTGGCTCCACAACGACAAGGAGATCGTGGACCAGACCCAGTTCACCATCACTAAAGAGCCCAAGTGCAGCACCATCACCGTCAACATCATCAAGACGGGGAACTCTGGAAAGTACAGCATCCTTGTGCGCAACCAGTACGGCTGTGAGAAGGTCGATGTGACCGTGAGCGTGTACAAGCATGGAGAGAGGCCTCCAGCCAATGCTGTGTTGATGGGTTTATAG
- the srsf10a gene encoding serine/arginine-rich splicing factor 10 yields the protein MARYLRPPNTSLFVRNIADESRPEDIRREFGRYGPIVDVYLPLDFYTRRPRGFAYIQFEDVRDAEDALHNLDRKWVSGRQIEIQFAQGDRKTPNQMKTKERSSPRSSSSRHEDERDSRRRRSRSRSYDRRRSRSPSYDRRPRRSESPRESRSYSRHRRSRSQENDKYRGPPRDHHRAHHERGSRSRSGSPSASKSRPKVKKSQSRSHSPAEAFHPNSGSQKQSVGRSPSRSYSRSLSRSRSRSRSWAGRKSGGH from the exons ATGGCCAGGTACCTGCGGCCTCCTAACACGTCTCTGTTCGTCAGAAACATCGCTGACGAGTCCAG GCCAGAGGATATACGACGTGAGTTTGGTCGTTATGGGCCTATTGTAGATGTCTACCTTCCGCTTGACTTCTATACTCGACGGCCGAGAGGATTTGCTTACATTCA GTTTGAAGATGTCCGCGACGCAGAAGACGCGCTTCACAACCTGGACCGTAAATGGGTTAGTGGACGACAGATCGAGATTCAATTTGCTCAAGGAGACCGCAAGA CACCTAACCAGATGAAGACGAAGGAGCGCAGTTCCCCTCGCAGCTCCTCCTCTCGCCATGAGGACGAGCGGgacagccgccgccgccgctcccGGAGCCGCAGTTACGATCGGCGCAGGTCCCGGAGCCCCTCCTACGACCGCCGGCCTCGGAGGTCGGAGAGCCCTCGAGA ATCTCGGTCCTACAGTCGACACAGACGGAGCCGAAGCCAAGAAAATGACAA GTACAGAGGTCCACCCCGTGATCACCACAGAGCACACCATGAGCGAGGGTCACGCAGCCGCTCTGGGTCCCCCTCCGCCTCCAAATCCAGGCCTAAAGTTAAAAAGAGCCAGTCCAGGTCCCACAGCCCGGCTGAGGCTTTCCACCCAAACTCCGGCTCCCAGAAACAATCGGTGGGACGCTCTCCATCCCGCTCCTACTCTAGATCCCTGTCTCGGTCACGCTCTCGCTCCAGATCCTGGGCTGGACGCAAGTCTGGTGGTCACTAA